The following are encoded together in the Triticum dicoccoides isolate Atlit2015 ecotype Zavitan chromosome 6B, WEW_v2.0, whole genome shotgun sequence genome:
- the LOC119322537 gene encoding fatty acid desaturase DES2-like isoform X1, with protein MPLSCASRTRVNIMGAGGRMTEKEREKQEQLGRANGGAAYQRSPTDKPPFTLGQIKKAIPPHCFQRSIIKSFSYVVHDLVIVAALLYAALVWIPTLPTVLQLGAWPLYWIVQGCVMTGVWVIAHECGHHAFSDYSLLDDTVGLVLHSWLLVPYFSWKYSHRRHHSNTGSLERDEVFVPKQKEALAWYTPYIYNNPVGRLVHIVVQLTLGWPLYLALNASGRPYPRFACHFDPYGPIYNDRERAQIFISDVGVLAVSLALLKLVSSFGFWWVVRVYGVPLLIVNAWLVLITYLQHTHPALPHYDSTEWDWLRGALATMDRDYGILNRVFHNITDTHVAHHLFSTMPHYHAMEATKAIKPILGEYYQFDPTPVAKATWREAKECIYVEPEDRKGVFWYSNKF; from the exons ATGCCCCTGTCGTGCGCCAGCAGAACTAGAGTAAA CAtcatgggtgccggcggcaggatgACGGAGAAGGAGCGGGAGAAGCAGGAGCAGCTCGGCCGCGCCAACGGCGGCGCAGCCTACCAGCGCTCGCCCACGGACAAGCCGCCGTTCACGCTGGGTCAGATCAAGAAGGCAATCCCGCCTCACTGCTTCCAGCGTTCGATCATCAAGTCCTTCTCCTACGTGGTCCATGACCTGGTCATCGTCGCGGCTCTGCTGTACGCGGCGCTGGTTTGGATCCCTACCCTCCCGACCGTGCTGCAGCTGGGCGCCTGGCCGCTCTACTGGATCGTGCAGGGCTGCGTCATGACCGGCGTCTGGGTCATCGCacacgagtgcggccaccatgccttCTCCGACTACTCGCTGCTCGACGACACCGTCGGCCTGGTGCTCCACTCGTGGCTGCTCGTCCCCTACTTCTCGTGGAAGTACAGCCACCGTCGCCACCACTCCAACACCGGGTCGCTGGAGCGTGACGAGGTTTTCGTCCCCAAGCAGAAGGAGGCGCTGGCGTGGTACACCCCCTACATCTACAACAACCCCGTCGGCCGCCTGGTGCACATCGTCGTGCAGCTCACCCTCGGGTGGCCGCTGTACCTGGCGCTCAACGCCTCAGGCCGCCCGTACCCGCGGTTTGCCTGCCACTTCGACCCCTACGGCCCGATCTACAACGACCGGGAGCGTGCTCAGATTTTCATCTCGGATGTCGGCGTGCTGGCCGTGTCCCTCGCCTTGTTGAAGCTCGTGTCGTCGTTCGGGTTCTGGTGGGTGGTGCGGGTCTACGGCGTGCCGCTGCTGATCGTGAACGCGTGGCTGGTCCTGATCACCTACCTGCAGCACACCCACCCGGCGCTGCCGCACTACGACTCGACGGAGTGGGACTGGCTGCGCGGGGCGCTCGCCACCATGGACCGCGACTACGGCATCCTCAACCGCGTGTTCCACAACATCACAGACACGCACGTGGCGCACCACCTCTTCTCCACCATGCCGCActaccacgccatggaggccaccaAGGCGATCAAGCCCATCCTCGGCGAGTACTACCAATTCGACCCCACCCCCGTCGCCAAGGCCACATGGCGCGAGGCCAAGGAGTGCATCTATGTCGAGCCCGAGGACCGCAAGGGGGTCTTCTGGTACAGCAACAAGTTCTAG
- the LOC119322537 gene encoding fatty acid desaturase DES2-like isoform X2, producing the protein MGAGGRMTEKEREKQEQLGRANGGAAYQRSPTDKPPFTLGQIKKAIPPHCFQRSIIKSFSYVVHDLVIVAALLYAALVWIPTLPTVLQLGAWPLYWIVQGCVMTGVWVIAHECGHHAFSDYSLLDDTVGLVLHSWLLVPYFSWKYSHRRHHSNTGSLERDEVFVPKQKEALAWYTPYIYNNPVGRLVHIVVQLTLGWPLYLALNASGRPYPRFACHFDPYGPIYNDRERAQIFISDVGVLAVSLALLKLVSSFGFWWVVRVYGVPLLIVNAWLVLITYLQHTHPALPHYDSTEWDWLRGALATMDRDYGILNRVFHNITDTHVAHHLFSTMPHYHAMEATKAIKPILGEYYQFDPTPVAKATWREAKECIYVEPEDRKGVFWYSNKF; encoded by the coding sequence atgggtgccggcggcaggatgACGGAGAAGGAGCGGGAGAAGCAGGAGCAGCTCGGCCGCGCCAACGGCGGCGCAGCCTACCAGCGCTCGCCCACGGACAAGCCGCCGTTCACGCTGGGTCAGATCAAGAAGGCAATCCCGCCTCACTGCTTCCAGCGTTCGATCATCAAGTCCTTCTCCTACGTGGTCCATGACCTGGTCATCGTCGCGGCTCTGCTGTACGCGGCGCTGGTTTGGATCCCTACCCTCCCGACCGTGCTGCAGCTGGGCGCCTGGCCGCTCTACTGGATCGTGCAGGGCTGCGTCATGACCGGCGTCTGGGTCATCGCacacgagtgcggccaccatgccttCTCCGACTACTCGCTGCTCGACGACACCGTCGGCCTGGTGCTCCACTCGTGGCTGCTCGTCCCCTACTTCTCGTGGAAGTACAGCCACCGTCGCCACCACTCCAACACCGGGTCGCTGGAGCGTGACGAGGTTTTCGTCCCCAAGCAGAAGGAGGCGCTGGCGTGGTACACCCCCTACATCTACAACAACCCCGTCGGCCGCCTGGTGCACATCGTCGTGCAGCTCACCCTCGGGTGGCCGCTGTACCTGGCGCTCAACGCCTCAGGCCGCCCGTACCCGCGGTTTGCCTGCCACTTCGACCCCTACGGCCCGATCTACAACGACCGGGAGCGTGCTCAGATTTTCATCTCGGATGTCGGCGTGCTGGCCGTGTCCCTCGCCTTGTTGAAGCTCGTGTCGTCGTTCGGGTTCTGGTGGGTGGTGCGGGTCTACGGCGTGCCGCTGCTGATCGTGAACGCGTGGCTGGTCCTGATCACCTACCTGCAGCACACCCACCCGGCGCTGCCGCACTACGACTCGACGGAGTGGGACTGGCTGCGCGGGGCGCTCGCCACCATGGACCGCGACTACGGCATCCTCAACCGCGTGTTCCACAACATCACAGACACGCACGTGGCGCACCACCTCTTCTCCACCATGCCGCActaccacgccatggaggccaccaAGGCGATCAAGCCCATCCTCGGCGAGTACTACCAATTCGACCCCACCCCCGTCGCCAAGGCCACATGGCGCGAGGCCAAGGAGTGCATCTATGTCGAGCCCGAGGACCGCAAGGGGGTCTTCTGGTACAGCAACAAGTTCTAG